Within the Oncorhynchus masou masou isolate Uvic2021 chromosome 1, UVic_Omas_1.1, whole genome shotgun sequence genome, the region TTTGACAGTTTATGATTTGAAAGATGTACTGTACAGTGATATCAAATAATACCCACACTTCAATGCTTCCTGTATAGGTCTAAGCCATTTTACCATATTAAAAGGCTTGGAAAACCTTATTGCACAATTTTTCTAAAAACACTACTGACGCCTCTTAGTCACATGATATTTCATACATTGACGGATGACTCAGATTACTGGTTATAAATTATGTGACTCTCCATTCACACGTTAACACATAGTGATTCAGAGCTTTTCCCAGGCAAACGGCCACAGACAGCCATTACTCGCCGAGCTTGTCAAGCTGTAGTTTATGAGGGGAAGGAAGGAACCGTTTTCTTTCTCCTGGGATTAAGGCTAAACATTGAAATGATATCTGATAATGTTGTTACTTAAAGTCAGTGTGTTTTATGGTGAAAATTGAGAAGACAGATACTACTCACTTGGTATCCCAATTGTTTGCATACTGTGATGTATGAAAATATAATAATGTATAAACTCATATGGAACAATCTAGTTTTTATCATGTACCAATCTTACATTTGAGTCCCTATAGGTCGTTTTAATCCATAATTCCACATTGGCCAATATAACATTTGCCCTGTTTGGTCATTTCTCAGGGCTATTAGTTTGCTATTTCCTCTCTCATCGCTTATTTCCTGTGTAGAAtgtattatttaacctttatttaattaggcaagtcagttaagaaaaaatacaaatttacaatgacggcctacccagacgacgctgggccaattgtgcgtcgacctatgggactcccaatcacgaccggatgtgatgcagcctggattcaaaccaggtactgcagtgatgcctcttgcattgagatgtagtgtcttagaccactgcaccactcgggagccagtAGAAGGAGGTGGTGTGTATTTGTTTTGGCCTGGGTGGAGTGTTGGCCCGATGCAGACCTCGCTGCTATGGGTGGGTGAGAGCCAGGCTTCTGTCTTCTGAGCCTACCCCAATCTCCTCAGTCCACCCCTAGCCCTGGCCTGGCTACCATCTCCATCTTCCATCCCCATATCCCAGCCAGCATCCAGCCTGCAGCTGACTGTCTTACTGCAGCTCCAGGAAGAACTAAGTCTGCTGAGAGAGCATGAATCTACAGCAAAACCCTTTTTAATTACCACTGTAGACCGCTCTTCATTTGTTTGTGTGATTATTCTATGTAAGCCTAGTTATGTCCTGTGCTTAAGGACCACACATAAAATGTTGTGTAATATTTTTTGATGGGACGTAATATATACAGTTGGTCTGAGAAAATACGCCGGTTTAGCAAGGCAAGATCCCCATTAGTCCTGGTTTGGGATTGGGAGGAAATTGTTTGTGACAGGGTTTTGTCTAGgaacgggggggggggttattgacTGGACTGCTTAACGTAACATTCCCTGAAAGATACTGACTGACTAAAGACTAACGTTGGCAGCATTCGAATCACAGAGGAGCTTTGTGTCATTAAAACTAAACAGCTTTTTTTGTCCCCTGCTGACTCCTCCAATGGTCATTCCTTCAGTTTGAGTGGTGGCGGACTGAGGGCGGACTGAGGGCGTATCATAATCCTGGCTCACCAGTGTCTACTCTCCACTGCCCAGGGGTCTGGAATTATAGAAGTACGGTGGCCTGCTGGGATCAGTCCCAACCAGGCCCCTGCTTGCAGCACCTGTTGACACAGCGAGCTACTTTTACGTCTGAATTGGCTGGATTTATCGACTTCTGATTTGAGTGTTCTATACTAACCTTATCCAGGCTTCCTGTGATTTAAGAGTGCCAATGTGACAGAGAAAGCTAACACCCCTGAGGATTTGCTCTGAAACTTTGTGAGCCGTTACTACTCCAGCATCGTGCCAAGAATATGCCTGTTTTTGGAATGAAGCTGGCTCAGGCTAATTGGTTGTTGTGTTATGGTAGTTAATTATGTGCAGCAGGTCAGGGAGTTAGAGAGGTGAAATAACACGGGTTTGTTTATGAATATGCTGGATAGGCTTTGGTTTAttatctctcattctcccctctttACTTGATTAATGAGGTTGCTCATGTTATTTACTTTTCCATGCACTTCAGTGGTAAAACAGTTGCCTGTTAAAACAGATGTCTCAGGAGCTCAACAGTTGAACATTGCTTCACCACAAAAATCCTccagtgtactgtactgtttgTTATGTACCGGTGATGATTAGTGACGTACTATACATGTCCTCTGTCCCCTCATTtgacctccttctccctctctgacagAGTCTGGGCTGCGATGAGTACCTTGGCTCAGGCAAGGTGATGGACAAGTGTGGGGTGTGTGGCGGGGACAACATGGCCTGTAAGCTGGTGTCAGGGCTCTTCCAGCAGCACAGCCTGAACAAGGTGGGCTACCACAAGATAGTGGAGATCCCAGAGGGAGCCACCAAGATCAATGTCACTGAGACGGTGAAGAGCAGGAATTACCTGGGTGAGTAGGACTGTGACTGACCAGTGTTTTAACCCGGGTCAGACTGTGTTAGCCCGCTCCAGCTAAAGCGTAGACACTACCCACTGGTCACagattcaacgtctattccacgttgtttcaatgtaatttcattgaaatgatgaggaaacaacgttgattcaaccagtgtgtgcccagtgggtagcttGGGAGGCAAGTCTTCATGTCTGAAGCAAGGTTACTCAACATACAAGCATGGTTCCAAACCACCTCTGTTTAACTACAGAGTTACCAGCTCTTTATCCACGGCCCCTTAAGGCTCCATATTTCTCTGTCTGAATCAGACCCATGAGCTATGACACATGCAATAGCAATTTTAGGTTTTCCCTTCGACCACGTTAGATTATGTTTCATATTACATTAACGGTACTAATAAAGTCACAATTTAAAGATAAGCTTCAGGTTATAAAACATCTGACAGCAGTAGCTATTTTTGAAATATCATTTAGGTCATGTCTTGTTACATCCGTGCTGTGAGCCTGGTATCAGGCAGCAGGGAACAGCTGCTTGTTAAATTGATTTGATTCATTTAATTAAAAGGCAGCTCAAATACAGAGCAGGAGGGATTTTTCCGGAATTTTGGATGTGAGCCTTTCTATGTTGTCAGTAGTAAGTAACCACACAGTGCACTTCTGGTTACAAtctgttatttttttttaaagccctTTGCTGTAATTCATTGAATAAATAAGATCTTGTCTTTATAGGAGCATAACAGTGTGACACAGAAGTGGGTCTATTTTCAGGAATGACTTCTGGAATGTCAGGGTTTTATTGTTGGAGACATTGGTTTAATGAGAACCATGCCATAGCATAGCAGTGCgtctgggagaaagagagagcaagagagagagcgaaagaaaggtgagaaagagagaaacagagagcgagagagagagaaagggagagagagggagtgcctGGCCCCCACTTCCCCTGGCCTGGCTGCTCCCCTCAGGGGAAAGTATATAAACAAGCTTTCATTAGAGGACCTTTTCCTCCAGCCTTCCCATCCTTTTTAATTAAGGTGAGGAATTTCACTGCTACCTAgaaaaccaccaccaccactgagcCCAGCGATGGAACCTGCTTTGAAACTACTTTTTTAAGTCAATACTACTAACTGGGGGTGCCAAGTTATGCCTTGCTTTTTTAATATGAGTCCCCACTCAACCCCTACACAATACTTACTCAGTGAGTAAGCACCTAAGCAGGAAATGTAGAGTATGCATGAACAATGGCTCCTTTCAGTGACTGCTGTTCCTGCGTCGCCTGGCGTTGTTGTTGGAAGAGTTCATATATCAGTGGGTAAAAGCGTGCTGTGATGCAACATCCTGGGTATAAACAGGACCGAGGATTCTTCCACGGAACTACTTATCTTTACCATTATCCCCTGATGTTTGCTTCATTCTCCTCAATAGACTTATGTTCTAGTTTATTTCTGCATGCCTAATATGTGCTTTTAGTTGTCCAAACACtcttatacactgctcaaaaaaataaagggaacacttaaacaacacaatgtaactccaagtcaatcacacttctatgaaaacaaactgtccacttaggaagcaacactgattgacaatacatttcacatgctgttgtgcaaatggaatagacaaagGTGGAAAttctaggcaattagcaagacacccccaataaaggagtggttctgcaggtgataaccacagaccacttctcagttcctatgcttccttgctgatgttttggtcacttttgaatgctggtggtgctttcactctagtggtagcatgagatggagtctacaacccacacaagtggctcaggtagtgcagctcatccaggatggcacatcaatgcgagctgtggaaagaaggtttgctgtgtctgtcagcgtagtgtccagagcatggaggcgctaccaggagacaggccagtacatcaggagacgtggaggaggccgtaggagggcaacaacccagcagcaggaccgctacctccgcctttttgtgcaaggaggagcaggaggagcactgccagagccctgcaaaatgacctccagcaggccacaaatgtgcatgtatctgctcaaacggtcagaaacagactccatgagggtggtatgagggcccgacgtccacaggtgggggttgtgcttacagctcaacaccgtgcaggacgtttggcattgttcccaggccgtcattgaaaataagaatttgttcttaactgacttgcctggttaaataaaggtaaaataaaaataaaataaataaaatttggCAGAGAACActaagattggcaaattcgccactggcgccctctgctcttcacagatgaaagcacgttcacactgagcacatgtgacagacgtgacagtctggagacggcgtggagaacgttctgctgcctgcaacatcccccagcatgaccggtttggcagggggtcagtcatggtgtggggtggcatttctttggggggccgcacagccagaggtagcctgactgccattaggtaccgagatgagatcctcagaccccttgtgagaccatatgctggtgcggttggccctgggttcctcctaatgcaagacaatgcaagacctcatgtggctggagtgtgtcagcagttcctgcaaaggaaggcattgatgctatggactggcccgcccgttccccagacctgattccaattgagcacatctgggacatcatgtctcgctccatccacccaacgccacgttgcaccacagactgtccaggagttggcggatgctttagtccaggtctgggaggagatccctcaggagaccatccgccacctcatcaggagcatgcccaggcgttgtagggaggtcatacaggcacgtggaggccacacacacgactgagcctcattttgacttgttttaaggacataacatcaaagttggatcagcctgtagtgtggtttttccactttaattttgagtgtgactccaaatccagatctccatgggttgataaattggatttccattgataatttttgtgtgattttgttgtcaacacattcaactatgtaaagaaaaaaatatttaataagaatatttcattcagatctaggatgtgttattttagtgttccctttatttttttgagcagtgtatttagtaGTCTTAATGTCACTTGTCTAATATTTTTTGGACAGCCTGTTGCCCTAACCATGGAATTCTCCATTGTGGCTGTAGAGTTTAGAGATTCAGCTACACAATGAACATAAAGCTTTGCCAGCTCTTTACTAACAGGTTTGCTCATTTACAAAAGACAAGGCTTTGAAGATACATGTGACAAAATGTATTCAGTTTGCGGTGATTACACAGCTCACTTTTAACGGTCTTGCTCATTATGTTAAAACCACTTCTGATGAAACAATTATGGCAGAATTATTTCCTGTCTGTCTAAGCACAGTAGAGCTGATGGTGACAGGAagggttgctgtctgtctcataGAAATATAACTACTAGAATGGACATTTCCATTCAAGTTGTTGTTCTGTGGTGGCGGCCATATTGAGTGCCCCCAAACTTCCTGTAAAGCAGGAAGTTCAGCATTTAATATGAAAATAGCTCACACCTTTCCAAATACAGAAATCCTCAGGAAAAAAAGCAGTGTCTTTTGTAAATGAGCAAACCTGTTAGTAAATAGCTGGCAAAGCTTTATGTTAATTGTGTAGCTGAATCTCTCAACCCTACAGCCACATTGGAGAATTCCATGGTTAGGGCAACAGGCCATCTGAAAAACATTACAgaaaagttacatatcttgaaaacttgagtgCTGACaatcaaaacattttgggactacaTCAACAATGGACCAATGAAACAAATAACAAAATATAGTTTTCCTTCAATGTGTGTTTTATTAACAGTCAACTCATGGTCTGTCTGCAGCTCTGAAAAGCCGCTCAGGTCGCTCCATCATCAATGGGAACTGGGCCATTGACCGGCCAGGGAAGTATGAGGGGGTGGGCACCATGTTTACCTACCGACGACCCAATGAGGTCACCAGCACCGCCGGGGAGTCCTTCCTGGCTGAGGGGCCAACCAATGAGATCCTGGATGTTTATGTATGTAACCAGTCAACTTGTATGTACAGTAAAATATAGCTCATATTGGCACATATTTCTCTGTCAGTTTACACTGGCACATTACGTTATAATTAACTTGTTTACTGAAGAATTTTTGCTCTGTCCTCAGGTGATCTTCCAGCAGCCCAACCCAGGAGTGAGCTATGAATTCATCCTTCCCTCTGACAACCCTCCACAGCACCCCAACCACAGACCTGGAGGTGAGGCTCCCCATAGTTACTGATGCAACTGACTGGGACTGTATGGCCTAAATGAACTATCCACAAAGGGAGGGGGTCACAACCACTGATGGCGCTGCATCTCAATGACTGAGTTTTCCCCTGGTTATTTTGGCTGAAATACCATGTTCGATCTCCCAGGGAATACTCTGCATGGGCAAAGTGGGATTGACCACCGGGGCAACCCCAACCAGGAGGGGTACGATCCAGCAGGGGGGAGCAAATACCCTCCCCAGGTCCCCAACAACCAGGTGCCAGCGGTCCAGCCACCCAAACGTCAGAGAGAATACAACTGGAAACTGTCTGGGGCAACAGAGTGTAGCGCCTCCTGTGGCAGAGGTAAGACATGGCATGCATCTTTTTCGGAACTGAAGCCCCAAGAGGTCTCAACCTCTAATTGATACTAGTTGATCAACTAGGTTTAACAGATTCCCTCAGTGAGTAGTGAAGATGCAGTATTGAGGCATGAACATCTAACGCTCTTCTGGGTATTGGTTTTCAGGTAGCAGGTACACCATCTTCCGCTGTGTCCACAGACTGAGCCATGAGCAGGTACCAGGGAACCAGTGTGACAGCAGCACCAGGCCCAGTTCACAGGAAGAGCCCTGCAACCTTCAGTCCTGCCCTGCCTTGTGAGAGACTCCTCTGTCTCAACCACACATTACATACTACACACACTGGTTCAATACATACACAGAGCTTTAGCAAAAGTCAGAAGACCCAGATTTCCTAACATTTTCATGAAAAGTTCCTTACCCGTTAAATTTAAAGTTTAATAATTAGATCATAATTAGAATCTAATTGGACAATTGACCACATGTTTTATTAGCTATGTTGGGACCACATAGCTATTGTGTCCCTCTGAACATGGGGCCTTGTGTGTCCTACTGTGCAGTTGGGACATTGGTGAGTGGTCGGAGTGCAGTAAGACATGTGGCCTGGGTATGCAGCACCGCCAGGTCTTGTGCAGGCAGGTGTATGCCAACCGGACCCTTAACGTCCACACCAGCCGCTGCCACCACCTGGAGCAGCCCGAGACCACCAGCACCTGCCAGCTGAAAATCTGCAGCGAGTGGCAGATACGAACCGAGTGGAGCGCCGTGAGTGACAGCTGTCAATCAATATgcttcaaatagtatttgtttcaAATACTTTAGCTTGCCTGGCACATGGAACTATTAGAATAGTCTTAAAAGTGTAAACATACCCCACCCATCTGAGGCAGGCTCAATTCAAAGTACTCAGACAAGATttaacatactgtattaaaagaaTGTATCAGAAAGTACATGAACCCCAATTAGATAAATGTTATCATTCCTCTAAAGTTTCTAACATTCCTTATCATAAATTAAACCCGAGCAAGTATTCTATGGAGCATTTTCCCAGTTGTTTTCACAGACAACAGGTTACATTCATCAGAGAGAACTAACCCATGTTTACAGTGTGAGATGAACTGAACACTACCCCTATAGTATTTTACTGCCCCTCCTGTGTTTCCCCAGTGCTCTGTTCCCTGTGGCGTGGgccagaggaccagggaggtgCACTGTGTCAGCAACATGGGAGACTTTGTGTCAAACGAGGAGTGCAACATGAAGCTGCAACCCAGTGACAATGAGAACTGTGACATGGGGCCCTGTGCTAAAAGTTGGTTCTTCACTGATTGGGGGAATAAGGTATGTATGTGTAGGACTGAGGACGTGGACTCTCACCATCACTCTCTAACACTTTTCTAACCTAATACTGTAGTAATTGTTTGATTGCATCTACTACAGTATTGTAGATGCAAGATTATAATTGAAGACAACTTGACTTGATACTAGTGTTAAAAACGAGGGTGATACTAAGGCTGTGATCCAATCAGATAGCGCTTTGTCAGCTTTGCaccttttaaaggcaatgttccccaTTCACAGTAAATGCTGCATATGCCAGCTCAATAGGAAATTACCTTTGAAAGTGCGCTATACACAGATCTACCTCTGATTGGATTGAATCAAGGCATAGGTCAACTGTTTTTATTGTCACTTACCATGTCTTTGCTCTCTGCAGTGTTCTGCTGAGTGTGGGATGGGCATCCGGACCCGTGGCGTTCTGTGCCTGACCAATCACATTAGCAGCT harbors:
- the LOC135550814 gene encoding thrombospondin type-1 domain-containing protein 4-like isoform X2; protein product: MAGREVCGSLGCDEYLGSGKVMDKCGVCGGDNMACKLVSGLFQQHSLNKVGYHKIVEIPEGATKINVTETVKSRNYLALKSRSGRSIINGNWAIDRPGKYEGVGTMFTYRRPNEVTSTAGESFLAEGPTNEILDVYVIFQQPNPGVSYEFILPSDNPPQHPNHRPGGNTLHGQSGIDHRGNPNQEGYDPAGGSKYPPQVPNNQVPAVQPPKRQREYNWKLSGATECSASCGRGSRYTIFRCVHRLSHEQVPGNQCDSSTRPSSQEEPCNLQSCPAFWDIGEWSECSKTCGLGMQHRQVLCRQVYANRTLNVHTSRCHHLEQPETTSTCQLKICSEWQIRTEWSACSVPCGVGQRTREVHCVSNMGDFVSNEECNMKLQPSDNENCDMGPCAKSWFFTDWGNKCSAECGMGIRTRGVLCLTNHISSLPLEGCGHERPTDSQVCNHGPCESRIEWFTAPWSQCSTECGSGSQQRAVVCLMKTDEGFNVMPPYECSSLDKPLNQQSCHLKPCGAMWYHTDWSACSKTCEGGFRVREVRCLSDDMLSSEGCEEELKPVEREECNPEPCVPHIDENCRDKYFNCNVVVQARLCVYDYYKTTCCASCTRVAHRQSQHRALS
- the LOC135550814 gene encoding thrombospondin type-1 domain-containing protein 4-like isoform X1 gives rise to the protein MLSGLALLLLVCLLHMLVTAKGNPWSQSLGCDEYLGSGKVMDKCGVCGGDNMACKLVSGLFQQHSLNKVGYHKIVEIPEGATKINVTETVKSRNYLALKSRSGRSIINGNWAIDRPGKYEGVGTMFTYRRPNEVTSTAGESFLAEGPTNEILDVYVIFQQPNPGVSYEFILPSDNPPQHPNHRPGGNTLHGQSGIDHRGNPNQEGYDPAGGSKYPPQVPNNQVPAVQPPKRQREYNWKLSGATECSASCGRGSRYTIFRCVHRLSHEQVPGNQCDSSTRPSSQEEPCNLQSCPAFWDIGEWSECSKTCGLGMQHRQVLCRQVYANRTLNVHTSRCHHLEQPETTSTCQLKICSEWQIRTEWSACSVPCGVGQRTREVHCVSNMGDFVSNEECNMKLQPSDNENCDMGPCAKSWFFTDWGNKCSAECGMGIRTRGVLCLTNHISSLPLEGCGHERPTDSQVCNHGPCESRIEWFTAPWSQCSTECGSGSQQRAVVCLMKTDEGFNVMPPYECSSLDKPLNQQSCHLKPCGAMWYHTDWSACSKTCEGGFRVREVRCLSDDMLSSEGCEEELKPVEREECNPEPCVPHIDENCRDKYFNCNVVVQARLCVYDYYKTTCCASCTRVAHRQSQHRALS